The following proteins are co-located in the Lepisosteus oculatus isolate fLepOcu1 chromosome 9, fLepOcu1.hap2, whole genome shotgun sequence genome:
- the socs3b gene encoding suppressor of cytokine signaling 3b — translation MVTHSKFDSAMSSSPLDASMRLPPHRYKTFSSKLQYQLILNAVRKLQESGFYWNTVSGKEANNLLSSEPAGTFLIRDSSDNRHFFTLSVKTASGTKNLRIQCDSCSFFLQTDPKNAQSVPRFDCVLKLIHHYMPSKGTSSAGNGRSTYFIYSGGEKIPLELLRPLSSSMSTLQHLCRKTVNGHIDISSKRDQLPHTVKEFLQDYDAPI, via the coding sequence ATGGTAACCCACAGCAAGTTTGACTCCGCGATGAGCAGCAGCCCTCTCGACGCCAGTATGCGGCTGCCACCTCACCGCTACAAGACCTTCAGCTCCAAGCTGCAGTACCAGCTCATCCTGAACGCCGTCCGGAAGTTGCAGGAGAGCGGTTTTTACTGGAACACGGTGAGCGGGAAGGAGGCCAACAACCTGCTGAGCTCTGAGCCAGCCGGCACGTTCCTGATACGGGACAGTTCGGATAACCGGCACTTCTTCACCCTCAGTGTCAAGACTGCCTCCGGGACAAAGAACCTGCGCATCCAGTGCGACAGCTGCTCCTTCTTCCTCCAAACTGACCCCAAGAACGCGCAGTCGGTCCCCAGGTTCGACTGCGTGCTAAAACTGATTCACCACTATATGCCTTCCAAAGGGACATCATCCGCAGGGAACGGGAGGAGCACCTATTTCATTTACTCCGGCGGGGAGAAGATCCCACTCGAACTGCTCCGGCCTCTGTCCTCCAGCATGTCCACGTTACAGCATCTCTGCCGGAAAACCGTCAATGGGCACATTGACATCTCCAGCAAAAGGGACCAGCTGCCCCACACGGTCAAGGAGTTCCTCCAGGATTATGATGCTCCTATTTAA